The genomic DNA aaaataattaagtaaataaaaatcTCAGTGTGCTTAATAAGATTGGTTTCCTTTAATCCCCACATAGATTGATTTCTTCTTTGGCTGGCGGAtagtcttcttgttttttaaacCCTCAAGGCTCTCATCCTTAGCTCTATAGGGGCAGGAGTTgcaccttcttctttttttttccttaacaaTACAAGGAAAGAGGGGAGGGACTACAACATTACAAagcagaattaaaaaaattacaaggaacGACTACAACAAAATTTGCAGCAACATGCATGAGGTCTAGAGTTTGCCTCTCTTCCCCACTTTTTGACCCTTCCAtgatggaagagaagaaaatgctAATTTGATATCCCTTAACGCATTTTTATTGGACTAACCAAAAAAGCTTAAAAGTTATTTTGGCTAGCCCTAGCCtctaacaaaacacaaacacgTGTCTTAATTTCAATGTATCCAATTTCAGTTGAATTAATATGAGTCCCAAAGACATttgagaaattatatatattgaagattaatataagataagttaagagagagaattttagGCAAAATCCATGCGTTCAAAAGTATCCATATTACCcatcttattcttatttaactCATGCACTCAAATTCCAACTTAATTGGCAATCAAATGACATTTCAAGTTCCTTCTTGTTcgtcttctttgtttttttttggggggggctATATCATGTTGAGGTTATTATAGCCTATTAGAGTATAGTATAGGATTAATTgctgtttgattttttattttattcaagaaattaaattatctATAAAAATAGATAGGAAATCGTTcatgaattcaaattcaaagtCAAAATTAAAGTTAATGGTTCAAAATTTGTGaagtttgaagattttttgttaCTGTTCACGTCAGTTTCCCCTGTGCCTACGTACATCACACTTCCTCCACTTCTGCCACGACGAACATGCTCATCATTCATCAAATACTACTCCTGATCAAAGCATATCAATAACAATGAATGAATAAGAGGAacgaaaatcaaaatcaatacgTACAGCGGATATCGATTACCATAAACAATTAAACACTATGTAACAAGGAAAGTGCAGTAATAAGGCCAGTGtgaatattttcaattttagtCTTCTTAGCATCAAAAGTTGTGACTCCATCCTTAAAACTGACATTAATCCAATCATTTAAGCTTTTGATTTCTCAGTAATTTACCTATATAATTAACCAACAAAGGAAGTTTTTGATTTGAGAATTAATATGAAGCTTTCCAATGAGTccccttttcctttcttgtgCAAATGAATTTTGTAACATAAGCATTTCCAATCTTTTAGTTATCTTTAGTTTATTCATGTTATCCAGCCCAATTTTTGCTATAATAAATCACTAGGTTAATGTTTGGTGCCAAGAAGAGGACCAACTAATGGAATACTCAACTGTTTCCATAAAATAGCTATTTCACCGCGACTGGCCACTGTTTGTCATGCATTGTCTTCGGAACCACTCAACAGTCACCGACCATCATTCGTTGTTTTCTTTGGAGGTCTTGCCTCTTCACTAGTCACAGTTTGCTATTATCTTTGATCGCCTTCTGCTGTCATTTGTAATGCCACCCCTACTGTTAGGCTTTAGGGTTGAAATCTGATTCTAgtccaattaaaaaatttggccATTCCTGTAATATCACctaataaatgaatataaatgatcatttcttttcaatttgttgtatttttattattacttattCATAATATCGTTAGataaacactattctacctaaccaaattattttttattattttatattacataTTAATTACAATGGTGCTTGATAATTGACAATACAATAATGTATGCATTATGTTTTTGGTTTCAAATGATTCTTTCGTGACAATCTATATTTTTAACTAGTTTCAGATTATGATGATTCACTCAATATTTGGAATGACATTAAACACGaacaaatataatagaaaagcAATTCAAACATATGATGCtaaaaaatagataaacaaAATCTAAGCCAGCCAATTAAAATTAGTAAAGTATTATTTTCCTACAACATAGGGAGTAGAATCCAAATTGGGGGAGACTTATGCTTGTGGGAAGGATTTGGTTTGTAGTGTAGTTGAATGCTTCTGTCCTCCAAATTGAAAATACCCATGTCAATCGGCCCATTAGGGTAGTATGGCATAGTATCGATGTAGTCATCGGTGTAATATATGAAGTTGGGGCGACAGCCTAGAAAGGCAGAAGCGGAAACAGATATAGAATAGTTGTCTCCCAAGAACAATGCATCATCTCCTATGTTCTTCACCTCTACCCGTTTTACCACCCTTCCACTTTCATGGTCGAGCACAAGCTTATACACTTCGAAACTATCAGTCATACCCTGATCACGCCAAGAATCCAAACACCTCCGTACCACCAACAGATCTCCGCCAGATGTTTCCACCAGATATGTCAAGTCAGCATACCTcaaatctctcgtggcaagtaTCTTCTTTTGATTGGTATTAACATCAATGGATAGGAGCTCACCTCTATGATCAAGGACAAGAACCTGGCCTTTATAATATAAAACATCACCAAACACTGACTATTTATACTCGTCCACATAAGTCCAAGAATCATCACCTAATTTCATGAAAGCTAGATGGTTAAATTCACCAAATATTGTCACAACAAGGCAGTCTGAGTCCGCAAGAGTAGTGGGGTCTGATGACAATGTGACTTTTTGGACTGTATACTGCTTACTTAACTTCGTTGTATAGCCTCTGAGTTTTTGAAGCTGTGGGAGAcggattttcttgttcttgaagGGGTTGAAGAGGGTAATGGACGAAGTGTTGGTTACAAAGCTCAACCAACCGAAGGAAGAACCGCAGCATCTTCTACTATTGTAAGGCATGGGGAGGTTAACGTCAGAGATTGTCTGGTCGGTGATGCTGTATAAACTCCGCGCTTTCTTGATATTATcttttgttggaaataattttggatagtgcacaaattctcattgatataaaataattacaatatgaaaattaacaataaaataaatgctatagaatcacgcaagagcgttgtccttaaaagttgattcgtgcctcccggagtgtataactcagtgcgatcggatcctttgacacgcaacctcccaggattagactatagcgtctaacttcgttaagaacgcacttccaaataacgaagactagtagaacaaccctttgatttTCTTGATGAAAAACCACatagagaaaatacaagaaatagaAGACAATATAAGTGGAAAAATCTTCTATGTGGCTATATTATATGTATCCAAGTAAactaatcataaaaaaatatatatataagaatataattttttttctttcaaacttatgTTGCAAAACATATATCTTCTCGTGGGATGTTGAGAAGACTTTCTTTTATAGTGCTAATCTTTGTTAGAAAAAAGATAACGTAAGCTTTGTATAAAACTTGATAGGAATTTAATACCAACGGTCATAAGGTATAAAGAGTCCCAACTATAAAACTTGTTctcaaaaacccataaaaactTGAGAACTCTAACGGTCACTAACGgtaaggaaaaataaatgggttaatgacaaatggtcaaaacaatatttaatgaCTTGTAAACAATGTCAATGACCAAACGGTTACAAACCAAAAATGgttaaaagttgaattttttctttctcataaaaactcatgaagataatattaaatgataaaatgtttttaaatgactaaaaaattaatgtttgtaacaaatattacaacatcTTTGCTGGGAACCAGCAACATGGGAATTTGAGTGCCTTGTCGTGGTCGTTCTTTCACCGCTGTCCCCCATGACTTGCATACGGCACCGAAACGAACCTGGTCAATGGGCGAGGCCAGCTTGTGCAGAATCGAATCGAGGAGGTCCATTGGAAGCCATGCCCAATCTGATTCCGACGTGGATGAAATTGCCATGATCATATGCTTGCAATTGTAAATATTCAAGCAACAAAGTTTGCACCAATACTAATTGACGGCCGCTAAGGAGCCTCTCTATATAAGGAAAAAGAAGATCACCGACATGTATGTCCACCCGGTGACTGTCGCCCTTAATTAATAGAGACGTGCCATAGCAACAGATACGAGTCCTTGCAGTGTTAGAGTTGCTGATCGAAGATAAGGAACGTGAAGATTAGAGTGTTGAAGTATTTGAAATAGACTTGTTATCTTGTAAATGCTATCACTTATTAGAATAGTTATCCATTGTAATGTATTTGAATTTACACAGTACGTTATCTCACATTCAATTCAAATGTATAGTTTGTTTCTCTTTGCTGTAAAAAGCTAGCTTATTTATACTCATTGAATGAAATTACAGTTGAAACCAGTATTCAAACTCACacccttttttaaaattttttttttttgttatattgtttatgaaataattaacGCAATCTATGGAATTCCTTGTACGTGTCAATTTGATTATTGACAACTACCATTTGGTTCTCCTTTTGGTTAAAAACTTAATCAGTCTcgtaaaatcaattaattaacactCTCCAAATTCCAATACAAGGCCCAGATAGTGCcacatcaatcaaataaaatcCAACGGTTAAAAATAATCCTAAACTTTTTATTCCATTCGCACAGAATCTAGCCACTCTTCTCCTACGTCGGGACTCGGGACCTTCACGGTGGAGCAGCCGAGCAGGCTACAAAAAGTTGTACGGGGTCGGAGCCAGGCCATATGCAAACCCACATGAAGTTGGGCCACGTTCATAATGGGCCACATAGAAAACGGGTTTGAATTTGTTGG from Corylus avellana chromosome ca6, CavTom2PMs-1.0 includes the following:
- the LOC132183895 gene encoding uncharacterized protein LOC132183895; the protein is MAISSTSESDWAWLPMDLLDSILHKLASPIDQVLVLDHRGELLSIDVNTNQKKILATRDLRYADLTYLVETSGGDLLVVRRCLDSWRDQGMTDSFEVYKLVLDHESGRVVKRVEVKNIGDDALFLGDNYSISVSASAFLGCRPNFIYYTDDYIDTMPYYPNGPIDMGIFNLEDRSIQLHYKPNPSHKHKSPPIWILLPML